The Astatotilapia calliptera chromosome 17, fAstCal1.2, whole genome shotgun sequence genome has a segment encoding these proteins:
- the apex1 gene encoding DNA repair nuclease APEX1, translating into MKRGKKAEEAAAEGENDTASAPSKKAKAAKEPEAPILYDDPPDKMTSKDGRNANMKITSWNVDGLRAWVKKKGLDWVREEDPDILCLQETKCAEKALPAEITSMPEYPHKYWAASGDKEGYSGVAMLCKTEPIKVTYGIGKEEHDKEGRVITAEFPSFYLVTAYVPNASRGLVRLDYRKTWDVDFRAYLSELDMQKPLVLCGDLNVAHQEIDLKNPKGNKKNAGFTPEEREGFSQLLAAGFVDSFRELYPKQTNAYTFWTYMMNARSKNVGWRLDYFVLSSSLLPGLCDSKIRNKAMGSDHCPITLHIAV; encoded by the exons ATGAAGAGGGGCAAGAAGGCAGAAGAGGCAGCTGCGGAAGGAGAAAATGACACAGCCTCTG CTCCTTCAAAGAAAGCAAAGGCAGCCAAGGAACCAGAGGCTCCGATACTGTATGATGACCCTCCTGACAAAATGACCAGCAAAGACGGACGCAACGCAAACATGAAGATCACGTCGTGGAATGTGGATGGGCTGAGGGCCTGGGTTAAAAAGAAGGGCCTGGAT TGGGTGCGAGAGGAGGATCCAGACATTTTATGCCTACAGGAGACAAAGTGTGCAGAGAAAGCCCTCCCTGCTGAAATCACCTCAATGCCTGAGTACCCTCACAAGTATTGGGCTGCATCAGGTGACAAGGAGGGTTACAGTGGGGTGGCTATGCTCTGCAAGACTGAACCCATCAAAGTGACCTATGGAATTG GCAAAGAAGAGCACGATAAGGAGGGCCGTGTCATCACTGCCGAGTTTCCCAGCTTCTACCTGGTGACGGCATATGTGCCAAACGCTAGCAGAGGCCTTGTTCGCCTTGATTACCGCAAAACCTGGGACGTGGACTTCCGGGCGTACCTGAGTGAGCTGGACATGCAGAAGCCCCTGGTGCTGTGTGGAGATCTCAACGTTGCTCACCAGGAGATCGATCTGAAGAACCCCAAGGGGAACAAGAAAAATGCCGGCTTCACCCCCGAGGAGCGCGAAGGCTTCAGCCAGCTACTGGCGGCAGGTTTTGTCGACAGCTTCCGCGAGCTCTACCCCAAGCAGACCAACGCCTACACCTTCTGGACCTACATGATGAATGCCCGCTCAAAGAACGTGGGCTGGAGGCTCGACTACTTTGTGCTGTCATCCTCTCTGTTGCCGGGCTTGTGCGACAGCAAGATCCGCAACAAAGCGATGGGGAGCGACCACTGCCCTATCACTCTGCACATAGCTGTGTAA